In Paenibacillus sp. 1781tsa1, one DNA window encodes the following:
- a CDS encoding cysteine hydrolase family protein produces the protein METCMDVLIVVDLQNGVCYDGNHLYDLNNLLNRVNRRIALYRELRKPIIFVQHCDESLVPGEEPWAIHADLDVQEQDFLVRKTHANSFYETNLKSLLDQLAVRRIEFCGAQTEYCMDATIKYAHGLGYDNNMIQDGTSTLDNPWMSAKETISFYENIWNHRFLKWIDGES, from the coding sequence ATGGAGACTTGTATGGATGTATTGATCGTGGTCGATCTACAAAATGGCGTTTGTTATGATGGAAATCATTTGTATGATTTGAATAATCTACTCAATAGAGTAAATAGAAGAATTGCTTTGTATAGAGAACTACGTAAACCGATCATTTTTGTCCAACATTGTGATGAATCATTAGTGCCAGGAGAAGAACCATGGGCTATCCATGCTGATCTTGATGTTCAAGAGCAAGATTTTTTAGTGCGTAAAACACATGCGAATTCGTTTTACGAAACCAATCTGAAAAGTCTCTTGGACCAATTAGCTGTACGTCGTATCGAGTTTTGTGGTGCGCAAACAGAATACTGTATGGATGCTACAATAAAATATGCTCACGGATTGGGATACGACAACAATATGATACAGGATGGAACTTCCACTTTAGATAATCCATGGATGTCGGCAAAAGAGACGATTTCTTTTTATGAAAACATATGGAACCATAGATTCTTGAAATGGATAGATGGTGAATCGTAG
- the glmS gene encoding glutamine--fructose-6-phosphate transaminase (isomerizing) produces the protein MCGIVGYIGNKNTQSVLVEGLKKLEYRGYDSAGIAVFTPEGLQITKALGRLANLEAKLDGAPLVGNAGIGHTRWATHGKPSDENSHPHTDGSQKFSVVHNGIIENYLDLKDELMAQGHTFTSETDTEVISHLIAREYNGDIVKTVQKVITLLRGAFALGVLTEHEPEKLVAVRQASPLIIGIGEGENFIGSDIPAILEHTRNVYILNDGEMAVLTHDAVELMTIEGNFISREMIRVDWDAVTAEKGGFEHFMLKEIHEQPKAYRDTMLGRIDNEGKKVQLPELKMTEEQIKNIRNVQIIACGTAYHAGLVGRTVIEQLVRIPVETDVASEYRYRSPIVHKDTLVIVVSQSGETADTLAALREAQSNGAHVLAITNVVGSSIARDADDVIATLAGPEIAVASTKAYTSQLIAFNLLGLYLAQVRGTQSAEEIAHTLAAMQALPEQVESMLEQAEAIKGYAEQISKHEHLFFIGRGLDYAVAQEGSLKLKEISYIHSEAYAAGELKHGTLALIEDGIPVIALATQENVLEKTVSNIKEVKARGADVLAITYEEHVAPLLKSVDQAFAIPKTLPLLSPALSVVALQLLAYYASLALGHDVDKPRNLAKSVTVE, from the coding sequence ATGTGCGGTATTGTTGGATATATTGGTAATAAGAACACTCAATCGGTATTGGTCGAAGGATTGAAGAAACTCGAGTATCGTGGTTATGATTCTGCAGGTATCGCTGTATTCACACCGGAAGGTCTGCAAATCACGAAAGCGCTGGGTCGTCTTGCGAACCTTGAAGCCAAACTGGATGGCGCACCATTGGTAGGTAATGCCGGAATTGGACACACACGTTGGGCAACTCATGGTAAACCATCGGATGAGAACTCTCATCCACACACGGATGGAAGTCAGAAGTTCTCCGTTGTGCATAACGGTATTATTGAGAACTACCTGGATCTGAAAGACGAATTGATGGCTCAAGGTCACACATTCACTTCCGAGACAGATACTGAGGTTATCTCTCACCTGATCGCACGTGAATACAATGGTGATATCGTTAAAACAGTGCAAAAAGTGATCACGTTGTTGCGTGGCGCATTCGCACTGGGCGTATTGACAGAGCATGAGCCTGAGAAACTCGTAGCTGTGCGTCAAGCAAGCCCATTGATTATTGGTATTGGTGAAGGGGAGAACTTCATTGGTTCCGACATCCCGGCAATTCTGGAACATACACGTAACGTGTACATTCTGAATGATGGTGAGATGGCTGTATTGACACATGATGCTGTCGAATTGATGACGATTGAAGGCAACTTTATTTCTCGGGAAATGATTCGTGTCGATTGGGATGCTGTAACTGCAGAAAAAGGCGGATTCGAGCACTTCATGCTGAAAGAAATTCATGAGCAACCAAAAGCATATCGTGATACAATGCTGGGTCGCATCGATAATGAAGGCAAAAAGGTTCAACTTCCTGAGTTGAAAATGACTGAAGAACAAATTAAAAATATCCGTAACGTTCAAATCATTGCATGTGGTACAGCGTACCATGCAGGTCTGGTTGGACGTACAGTGATTGAGCAATTGGTGCGTATTCCGGTTGAAACAGATGTGGCTTCCGAGTACCGTTACCGTTCCCCAATCGTGCACAAAGATACACTCGTAATCGTAGTGAGCCAATCCGGTGAAACTGCCGATACGCTTGCTGCATTGCGTGAAGCACAATCCAATGGCGCACATGTACTGGCAATCACAAACGTAGTGGGCAGCTCCATTGCACGTGATGCAGATGATGTTATCGCAACATTGGCAGGTCCTGAAATTGCAGTAGCTTCTACCAAAGCGTATACTTCACAGTTGATCGCGTTCAACTTGCTTGGTCTGTACCTTGCACAAGTTCGTGGTACACAATCTGCTGAAGAGATTGCACACACGCTGGCTGCAATGCAAGCATTGCCTGAGCAAGTAGAATCCATGTTGGAGCAAGCAGAAGCAATCAAAGGATATGCAGAGCAAATCTCCAAACATGAACATCTCTTCTTCATCGGCCGCGGTCTTGACTATGCAGTAGCTCAAGAAGGATCGTTGAAACTGAAAGAGATCTCTTATATTCACTCTGAAGCTTATGCTGCAGGGGAGTTGAAACACGGTACGCTTGCATTAATCGAAGACGGTATCCCTGTTATTGCCTTGGCAACGCAGGAGAACGTACTTGAGAAAACAGTGAGCAATATCAAAGAAGTGAAAGCACGTGGTGCGGATGTACTGGCAATTACGTACGAAGAGCACGTAGCACCATTGCTGAAATCCGTAGACCAAGCGTTTGCGATTCCTAAGACGCTGCCACTCTTGAGCCCGGCTCTGTCTGTAGTTGCGCTGCAATTGCTGGCATACTATGCTTCTCTGGCACTGGGTCACGATGTGGATAAACCACGTAACCTTGCGAAAAGCGTAACGGTTGAGTAA